Proteins encoded by one window of Phytohabitans houttuyneae:
- a CDS encoding septum formation family protein, producing the protein MAALLAGCGNPAGVDGKLVDDWKAQPEATPFVPEVGVCHLSLPDELYISRANYNPIDCATEHHFETVFVGQVSGTAADATEPPKASTEAARAAFKECNTKVNEYLGGDWRGGRLDLYIYYPATQAWEGGSRWFRCDVAEIESLDVNEVKRRSGNLKDVLKAAAPIAYGCFRAIISGGTSISAMNAVTCGTAHGAEFAGVWTAPDTSYADFEKNTQRAHDGCRGVVAKWAKVPNDGNIKFRTGTIIYFPDEDEWANGDRGVQCFMWISDQDLRRSMKGAGPGALRIR; encoded by the coding sequence TTGGCGGCTTTACTCGCCGGCTGCGGCAATCCGGCCGGAGTCGACGGCAAGCTTGTGGACGACTGGAAGGCGCAGCCCGAGGCGACACCGTTCGTGCCCGAGGTGGGCGTGTGCCACCTTTCGCTGCCGGACGAGCTGTACATATCGCGTGCCAACTACAACCCGATCGACTGTGCGACCGAGCACCACTTCGAAACGGTGTTCGTCGGTCAGGTCAGCGGCACCGCGGCCGACGCGACTGAGCCGCCGAAGGCGTCGACCGAGGCCGCACGCGCCGCCTTCAAAGAGTGCAACACGAAGGTCAACGAGTACCTGGGCGGCGACTGGCGCGGCGGCCGCCTCGACCTGTACATCTACTACCCCGCCACGCAGGCGTGGGAGGGCGGCAGCCGCTGGTTCCGCTGCGACGTCGCCGAGATCGAGTCGCTCGACGTCAACGAGGTCAAGCGCCGCTCGGGCAACCTCAAGGACGTGCTGAAGGCGGCCGCACCGATCGCGTACGGCTGCTTCCGCGCGATCATCAGCGGCGGCACCTCGATCAGCGCGATGAACGCGGTCACCTGCGGCACCGCGCACGGCGCCGAGTTCGCCGGCGTGTGGACCGCGCCGGACACGTCGTACGCGGACTTCGAGAAGAACACGCAGCGCGCCCACGACGGCTGCCGCGGCGTGGTCGCGAAGTGGGCCAAGGTGCCCAACGACGGCAACATCAAGTTCCGCACCGGGACGATCATCTACTTCCCGGACGAGGACGAGTGGGCCAACGGCGACCGCGGCGTGCAGTGCTTCATGTGGATCAGCGACCAGGACCTGCGCCGCTCGATGAAGGGCGCCGGACCGGGCGCGCTGCGCATCCGCTGA
- a CDS encoding RsmB/NOP family class I SAM-dependent RNA methyltransferase produces MRGGVRTQRADLPRRAAYEAVAAVNRDGAYANIVLPHILRDLRLYGRDAAFATELTYGTLRHEGTLDAIIGSAAGRDVARIDPPARDALRLGAYQLLHTRVPAHAAVSATVDLVRSVAAGATGFANAVLREIATHDLDTWIGKVAPPYEQDPVAHLAVADSHPQWIVRAFSEALGGDLDETTRLLIEDNQRPPVHLCARPGRADAVELADEVGGAPGAFSPYAVYLPGGAPGDLQAVVEGRAHVQDEGSQLVAAALTNAPLEGPDARWLDLCAGPGGKAGLLGALAVERGAEVTAVEVAEHRARLVSLATRGLPVTVLHQDGREELPGPAFDRVLVDAPCTGLGSLRRRPESRWRRQPSDLPPLTRLQRELLVAAFTAVRPGGLVAYVTCSPHLVETHVTVTEAARRSGLPVDLVDARPFLPAGMPGLGAGPTVQLWPHRHGTDAMFLALLRRG; encoded by the coding sequence GTGAGGGGCGGGGTCCGCACCCAGCGCGCCGACCTGCCCCGCCGCGCGGCGTACGAGGCGGTGGCGGCCGTGAACCGCGACGGCGCGTACGCCAACATCGTGCTGCCGCACATCCTGCGCGACCTGCGGCTGTACGGGCGGGACGCGGCGTTCGCCACCGAGCTGACGTACGGCACGCTGCGCCACGAGGGCACGCTGGATGCGATCATCGGCTCGGCGGCCGGGCGCGACGTGGCCCGGATCGACCCGCCGGCCCGCGACGCGCTGCGCCTCGGGGCGTACCAGTTGCTGCACACCCGCGTGCCCGCGCACGCCGCCGTCTCCGCGACCGTCGACCTGGTGCGGTCGGTGGCGGCCGGCGCGACAGGCTTCGCCAACGCGGTGCTGCGCGAGATCGCCACCCACGACCTGGACACGTGGATCGGCAAGGTCGCGCCCCCGTACGAGCAGGACCCGGTCGCGCACCTCGCGGTCGCCGACAGCCATCCACAGTGGATCGTGCGGGCGTTCAGCGAGGCGCTCGGCGGCGACCTGGACGAGACCACCCGCCTGCTGATCGAAGACAACCAGCGGCCGCCGGTGCACCTGTGCGCCCGCCCCGGCCGCGCCGACGCGGTCGAGCTCGCCGACGAGGTGGGTGGCGCGCCCGGCGCGTTCTCGCCCTACGCGGTGTACCTGCCCGGCGGCGCACCCGGCGACCTGCAAGCGGTGGTCGAGGGGCGCGCGCACGTGCAGGACGAAGGCTCGCAGCTCGTCGCCGCCGCGCTCACCAACGCGCCGCTGGAGGGGCCGGACGCCCGGTGGCTCGACCTGTGCGCCGGCCCGGGCGGCAAGGCCGGGCTGCTCGGCGCGCTGGCCGTCGAGCGCGGCGCCGAGGTGACCGCGGTCGAGGTGGCCGAGCACCGCGCCCGCCTCGTCTCGCTGGCCACCCGCGGCCTCCCGGTGACCGTGCTGCACCAGGACGGCCGGGAGGAGCTGCCCGGTCCCGCCTTCGACAGGGTGCTCGTCGACGCGCCCTGTACCGGCCTCGGCTCGCTGCGCCGCCGCCCCGAGTCGCGGTGGCGCCGCCAGCCGTCCGACCTGCCACCGCTGACCCGGCTGCAGCGCGAGCTGCTCGTGGCGGCGTTCACGGCGGTGCGGCCGGGCGGCCTCGTCGCCTACGTGACCTGCTCGCCGCACCTCGTCGAGACCCACGTGACGGTCACCGAGGCGGCGCGCCGCAGCGGCCTGCCGGTCGACCTCGTCGACGCCCGCCCGTTCCTGCCGGCGGGGATGCCCGGCCTCGGCGCCGGCCCGACGGTCCAGCTGTGGCCCCACCGCCACGGCACGGACGCGATGTTTCTCGCGCTGCTCCGCCGCGGCTAG
- the fmt gene encoding methionyl-tRNA formyltransferase encodes MRLVFAGTPAVTLPALDAIAASGHDLVAVVTRPDAPAGRGRRLVRSPAGAWADERGIEVLTPARPREPEFQARLRELAPDCVPVVAYGALVPKEALEIPKRGWINLHFSLLPAWRGAAPVQHAVLHGDTVTGASVFQLEEGMDTGPVYGTLTEEIKPIDTSGDLLERLAVSGAGLLVAVLDAIESGAARAVPQPADGVSLAPKITVDDAEVRWSEPAFAVDRRVRACTPAPGAWTTFRGDRLKLGPVRPIRYGPELQPGDLLVEKERVLVGTATDPVALGEVKAAGKKSMPALDWARGLRLDTAERFA; translated from the coding sequence GTGCGCCTTGTCTTCGCCGGTACCCCGGCCGTCACGCTGCCCGCGCTGGACGCCATCGCCGCGTCCGGCCATGACCTCGTCGCCGTGGTGACGCGGCCCGACGCTCCCGCCGGGCGGGGCCGCCGCCTGGTGCGCTCGCCCGCCGGTGCCTGGGCCGACGAGCGGGGCATCGAGGTGCTCACACCGGCCCGGCCGCGCGAGCCCGAGTTTCAGGCCCGCCTCCGCGAGCTGGCCCCGGACTGCGTACCCGTCGTGGCGTACGGCGCGCTGGTGCCCAAGGAGGCCCTGGAGATCCCGAAGCGCGGCTGGATCAACCTGCACTTCTCGCTGCTGCCCGCCTGGCGCGGCGCCGCGCCGGTCCAGCACGCCGTGCTGCACGGCGACACCGTCACCGGGGCGAGCGTCTTCCAGTTGGAGGAGGGCATGGACACCGGGCCGGTGTACGGCACGCTGACTGAGGAGATCAAGCCCATCGACACCTCCGGTGACCTGCTCGAACGGCTGGCCGTCTCGGGCGCCGGCCTGCTCGTCGCGGTGCTCGACGCGATCGAGTCGGGCGCCGCCCGCGCCGTGCCGCAGCCCGCCGACGGCGTCTCGCTCGCCCCGAAGATCACCGTCGACGACGCCGAGGTGCGGTGGTCGGAGCCGGCCTTCGCGGTCGACCGCCGGGTCCGCGCGTGCACGCCGGCGCCGGGGGCCTGGACCACGTTCCGCGGCGACCGCCTCAAGCTCGGCCCGGTCCGCCCCATCCGGTACGGGCCGGAGCTCCAGCCCGGCGACCTGCTCGTGGAAAAGGAGCGCGTGCTGGTGGGCACCGCGACCGATCCGGTGGCCCTCGGCGAGGTGAAGGCCGCCGGGAAGAAGTCGATGCCGGCGCTCGACTGGGCGCGCGGGTTGCGCCTGGACACCGCGGAGCGGTTCGCGTGA